In Candidatus Bathyarchaeia archaeon, the genomic window CGACTATTGTGACTGGGGTGAAGATTTCGCGGCCGTAGTTTGGGGAGGTTGGGTTGTCTTCTAGGATGAATGCGTGGGACATGCCTGCCTTATAGCCTGCGAAGCCCAGTAGCTTGGGTTCAGCTGTTTGGGGCCAGTAGCGTGGCGTGGCTATTAGGCTTGCGGCGCGCCCCCTCGGCCTGAAGGCTAGTGAGCCCCTATGTGGGGCGTGTTTCTTCCTATGCCCCATAAACCCTCACATCTATGTAACGTAACACAACAACATCTAAACATCTTTATTTAAGCATTATTTCTACCTGAGGGAACTTTTTAGTTATTTCCAAACTGGAATCTGGCTTTTAGTGTCGAAATTATTTTAGACGTGAAAAGTGCTATGTAAGAGGAGAAGGCTTTCTCTTGGTGGAGAACGGGGAAGGTTGAGTCGAGAGGCTAAAGTGGAGAGTGAGTTTTACCGTCTAATAAAGAATGTCCTCGATAAGCATGGTTATGTGATCGAGGGTGTAAGGCTTGAGAATGTTGAGACGCAATATCCAGTTAACTCCGGAAGGGCTGATTTGGCTGTTCTCTTAGACTCTAGACGACCTCTGGCGATCATTGAGTGCAAGAGGAAGTTAGAGGCTGCTAGGGCCTATGTGGAGCGTCGAGACTTTGACCCGTTAAGTAGTAAGGTGATAGATCAGGCTAAGCTTTATGCAGTAAATTCTGGCGCCCCGCTTTTCGCGACGACTAATGGGAAGGTGTTCGCATTATTCACTATGCCTGAGAGAGGTGAACCTTTCAGGATAGATAGGCATCGTCTTCTCGTGAAGGACATCCAACTTAGGGAGGAAGCGGTCGAGGAGATCCTCAAAGTTATTGTGGAATGGCATGCAGGCATAGTTATCCCACGCACACCGGTTGACTGGACGTTTATAATTAGGCTTAGAAGTTTCGTTGAGTGGCTTGCACCCTACCTAAAACGAGTAATCAAAGAGAAGCTTACCAGAGATAAGGAGTTTATCTCCAAGTTTGAAGAGTTGAGAAAGGAAGCCGGCGAAACAACCCCTGAGGTGCTGGCCAGAGAGGCCGCTTATATTCTCATGAATAAGATAATTTTCTACAAGATTCTGGAGAGGCATTACGGGCTTATTAAGCTAAGTCCTATTTCAACACCGAATGGTTCACAGTATGTCAAGACATTAAATAGCTTCTTTACTAGGGCTGTCGAGGAGACTAAAGATTTTGAGCCTATATTTTTCGCTGGATTTTATGATCTTATACCGTTGCCGGATGACGAGTACGTGTTAGAGGAAGTCAATACTTTCATTGGAGATATGGATACTTACAGGCTTGAGGAGATTGAGTCAGATGTCGTAGGTTTCATATATGAGACACTCATCCCTGAGGTGGAAAGACACCAACTTGGCCAATTTTACACTCCACCGCAAATAGCTGAACTGATAACAAGATGGGCTATACGAAGCCCAGACGATAAGGTTTTAGATCCAGGATGTGGAAGCGGTACTTTTCTTATTAAGGCTTACAAAGTTTTGAGAGAGCTTAAGGGTAGAACGAAAAGG contains:
- a CDS encoding N-6 DNA methylase, which encodes MSREAKVESEFYRLIKNVLDKHGYVIEGVRLENVETQYPVNSGRADLAVLLDSRRPLAIIECKRKLEAARAYVERRDFDPLSSKVIDQAKLYAVNSGAPLFATTNGKVFALFTMPERGEPFRIDRHRLLVKDIQLREEAVEEILKVIVEWHAGIVIPRTPVDWTFIIRLRSFVEWLAPYLKRVIKEKLTRDKEFISKFEELRKEAGETTPEVLAREAAYILMNKIIFYKILERHYGLIKLSPISTPNGSQYVKTLNSFFTRAVEETKDFEPIFFAGFYDLIPLPDDEYVLEEVNTFIGDMDTYRLEEIESDVVGFIYETLIPEVERHQLGQFYTPPQIAELITRWAIRSPDDKVLDPGCGSGTFLIKAYKVLRELKGRTKRGNLHEETLRQLYAFDVNPFPTHLTAMNLAMRDIKSPTSEMNVIRTDFFHRHPKESVLCPYAVRTPAGEVRREIFIPQVDAVVANPPYTRWTEIPEPTKKAITSKIGDALRRYHLTARVSQGIEPGIYIHFIIHGTNLSLMADLG